In Ovis canadensis isolate MfBH-ARS-UI-01 breed Bighorn chromosome 3, ARS-UI_OviCan_v2, whole genome shotgun sequence, one DNA window encodes the following:
- the PARP11 gene encoding protein mono-ADP-ribosyltransferase PARP11 isoform X1 produces the protein MWEANPEMFHKAEEFLPKTADSEVDEMDTSDTQWGWFYLAECGKWHVFQPDTNIQCSVSSEDIENSFKANPCGSISFTTSKFSYRIDFAEMKQMNLTTGKQRLIKRAPFSISAFSYICENEAIPMPPHWENVNTELPYQLIPLHSQTHEYNEVASLFGKTMDRNRIKRIQRIQNLDLWEFFCRKKAQLKKKRGVPQINEQMLFHGTSSEFVEAICIHNFDWRINGIHGALFGKGTYFARDAAYSSRFCKDDVKHGNTFQIHGVSLQQRHLFRTHKSMFLARVLIGDYINGDSKYMRPPSKDGSYVNLYDSCVDDTWNPRVFVVFDANQIYPEYLIDFH, from the exons ATGTGGGAAGCGAATCCG GAGATGTTTCACAAAGCAGAAGAATTCTTACCCAAGACGGCAGACAGCGAGGTGGATGAGATGGACACGTCAGACACGCAGTGGGGCTGGTTCTACTTGGCAGAGTGCGGCAAGTGGCACGTGTTTCAG CCGGATACCAACATTCAGTGTTCAGTTAGCAGTGAAGATATCGAAAACAGCTTCAAAGCAAACCCTTGTGGCTCCATTTCTTTTACCACTTCCAAATTCAGCTACAGGATAGACTTTGCAG AAATGAAGCAGATGAACCTCACCACGGGGAAGCAGCGCTTAATAAAAAGAGCCCCCTTTTCCATCAGTGCTTTCAG TTACATCTGTGAGAACGAGGCCATCCCCATGCCGCCACACTGGGAGAACGTGAACACCGAGCTGCCCTACCAG CTTATTCctttgcacagtcagacacacgAATACAATGAAGTCGCTAGTCTCTTTGGGAAAACAATGGACCGCAACAGAATTAAAAGGATTCAGAGAATTCAAAACCTAGACTTGTGGGAGTTCTTCTGCAG AAAAAAGGCTCagctcaagaaaaaaagaggcgTGCCTCAGATTAATGAACAAATGCTGTTCCATGGCACCAGCAGTGAGTTCGTGGAGGCGATTTGCATTCACAACTTTGACTGGAGAATCAACGGCATCCACGGCGCTCTCTTTGGAAAAG GAACCTATTTTGCTCGAGACGCTGCTTACTCCAGCCGCTTCTGCAAAGATGATGTAAAGCACGGAAACACATTCCAGATCCACGGGGTCAGCCTGCAACAGCGGCATCTGTTCAGAACACACAAATCCATGTTTCTCGCCCGAGTGCTGATTGGAGACTACATAAATGGAGACTCCAAATATATGCGCCCTCCCTCCAAAGACGGCAGCTATGTAAACTTGTATGACAGC
- the PARP11 gene encoding protein mono-ADP-ribosyltransferase PARP11 isoform X2 — translation MASWLIESISLTFIDCLLPGGQLAHTPFIAYKCIITSIHYFCGYSILKEMFHKAEEFLPKTADSEVDEMDTSDTQWGWFYLAECGKWHVFQPDTNIQCSVSSEDIENSFKANPCGSISFTTSKFSYRIDFAEMKQMNLTTGKQRLIKRAPFSISAFSYICENEAIPMPPHWENVNTELPYQLIPLHSQTHEYNEVASLFGKTMDRNRIKRIQRIQNLDLWEFFCRKKAQLKKKRGVPQINEQMLFHGTSSEFVEAICIHNFDWRINGIHGALFGKGTYFARDAAYSSRFCKDDVKHGNTFQIHGVSLQQRHLFRTHKSMFLARVLIGDYINGDSKYMRPPSKDGSYVNLYDSCVDDTWNPRVFVVFDANQIYPEYLIDFH, via the exons ATGGCATCCTGGCTGATCGAATCCATCTCACTGACATTTATTGACTGCCTGCTCCCTGGTGGACAGCTTGCGCACACTCCTTTCATTGCCTATAAATGTATTATAACCTCGATACATTACTTCTGTGGTTACAGTATTTTAAAG GAGATGTTTCACAAAGCAGAAGAATTCTTACCCAAGACGGCAGACAGCGAGGTGGATGAGATGGACACGTCAGACACGCAGTGGGGCTGGTTCTACTTGGCAGAGTGCGGCAAGTGGCACGTGTTTCAG CCGGATACCAACATTCAGTGTTCAGTTAGCAGTGAAGATATCGAAAACAGCTTCAAAGCAAACCCTTGTGGCTCCATTTCTTTTACCACTTCCAAATTCAGCTACAGGATAGACTTTGCAG AAATGAAGCAGATGAACCTCACCACGGGGAAGCAGCGCTTAATAAAAAGAGCCCCCTTTTCCATCAGTGCTTTCAG TTACATCTGTGAGAACGAGGCCATCCCCATGCCGCCACACTGGGAGAACGTGAACACCGAGCTGCCCTACCAG CTTATTCctttgcacagtcagacacacgAATACAATGAAGTCGCTAGTCTCTTTGGGAAAACAATGGACCGCAACAGAATTAAAAGGATTCAGAGAATTCAAAACCTAGACTTGTGGGAGTTCTTCTGCAG AAAAAAGGCTCagctcaagaaaaaaagaggcgTGCCTCAGATTAATGAACAAATGCTGTTCCATGGCACCAGCAGTGAGTTCGTGGAGGCGATTTGCATTCACAACTTTGACTGGAGAATCAACGGCATCCACGGCGCTCTCTTTGGAAAAG GAACCTATTTTGCTCGAGACGCTGCTTACTCCAGCCGCTTCTGCAAAGATGATGTAAAGCACGGAAACACATTCCAGATCCACGGGGTCAGCCTGCAACAGCGGCATCTGTTCAGAACACACAAATCCATGTTTCTCGCCCGAGTGCTGATTGGAGACTACATAAATGGAGACTCCAAATATATGCGCCCTCCCTCCAAAGACGGCAGCTATGTAAACTTGTATGACAGC